One Gammaproteobacteria bacterium DNA segment encodes these proteins:
- a CDS encoding fused MFS/spermidine synthase produces the protein MRLLTPAWALALIYALSGLASLAYEVLWVRVLVLQFGVSIFGVVAGISAFMGGLGAGSLWGVRISRRVGSPLRLFALIEIGLALYALASPLLLQGMDSLLTGMAPSTGLASWYALQSGFTLLLIFIPALGMGVGFALALQAARGVQLSLASLYGLNTCGAALGALLPLWLLPQLGWSVSLRVVAVIGLLAGLAAWVWAKRHGTPDKMAPVVSGQRPDTLSLWAYAGVGAAALMLEIGWTRLYGMVLLRTEYVLAVLLAVYLVGIGAGSLLARYLRGPVWFSVLPVLAGAFAVLSLWWLPALSAWAEQARHASLASAILAQSLRLAAITLPVTLVLGAWLPLLSQRLGESGHHSGIWLYGVNALGAMLGAALAGVVLLPTLGAPGTVSAAALLLLACGWVWVAPSRLRLVWLALGAVGLLLLALPVWQLPPAARLLPQALAATTDLERHEDAIAITHVIERADGQRVLLSDLQRMDAATDQAAVAVQENQARLPLLLHPAPRSVLFLGLGTGISAAGSLPYTDLERTAVELSQGAIDAARRWFAPVNGGVMDAMQVVHDDARRFLRATTHRYDVIIGDLFHPDLAGHSALLSVQQFERARARLAPGGLYVQWLALNQFDRASLDTVLESFRHVFPGAVVFVDGLHLALVGPQARLGGAPAMLANLARLDAETQGQATGGEGPWTWLGRYWGAITPRVAPLQEEWAPRIEFRLPRARYGAEQHLTLLIGQLLATRPDMEQAAQQLQVAAADRPVFERAYGASELALRAVRMRLQNDGESARLLRIAHEANPQDRWAGFALADAMLDTLPQAVRQGMDEREALRRVLAIRPDHAEALRALWRLEQAAGNAAQAAALRARLAAVAPLDRAVRGQP, from the coding sequence GTGCGCCTGCTGACCCCCGCATGGGCGCTGGCCCTGATCTACGCCCTCTCCGGTCTTGCCAGCCTGGCCTACGAAGTGCTGTGGGTGCGGGTGCTGGTATTGCAGTTCGGCGTCAGCATATTTGGTGTGGTGGCGGGCATCAGCGCCTTCATGGGCGGGCTGGGCGCAGGCAGCCTGTGGGGTGTGCGCATCAGCCGCCGGGTGGGCTCACCGCTGCGGCTGTTCGCGCTGATTGAGATCGGACTGGCGCTGTATGCGCTGGCCTCGCCGCTGTTATTGCAGGGCATGGACAGCCTGTTGACGGGTATGGCGCCGTCCACCGGGTTGGCGAGCTGGTACGCGCTGCAAAGCGGCTTTACGCTGCTACTGATATTTATCCCGGCGCTGGGCATGGGCGTGGGTTTTGCGCTGGCGTTGCAGGCCGCGCGCGGGGTGCAACTTTCGCTGGCGTCGCTCTATGGACTGAATACCTGCGGTGCGGCGCTGGGCGCGCTGTTGCCGCTGTGGTTGCTGCCGCAGCTGGGCTGGTCAGTATCCCTGCGCGTGGTGGCGGTCATCGGCCTGCTGGCGGGGTTGGCGGCCTGGGTGTGGGCGAAAAGGCACGGTACACCGGACAAGATGGCCCCGGTAGTGTCCGGCCAGCGGCCCGACACGTTGTCATTGTGGGCCTATGCCGGGGTGGGCGCGGCGGCGCTGATGCTGGAGATCGGCTGGACGCGGTTGTATGGCATGGTGCTGTTGCGCACCGAGTATGTGCTGGCGGTATTGCTGGCGGTGTACCTCGTCGGTATCGGCGCGGGCAGCCTGCTGGCGCGTTATCTGCGCGGACCGGTCTGGTTTAGCGTGCTGCCGGTGCTGGCGGGGGCGTTTGCTGTCCTCAGCCTGTGGTGGTTGCCGGCGCTTTCCGCCTGGGCCGAGCAGGCCCGCCATGCCAGTCTGGCATCGGCGATACTGGCGCAGTCGCTGAGGTTGGCGGCTATCACGCTGCCGGTGACGCTGGTGCTGGGCGCCTGGCTGCCCTTGCTGAGCCAGCGCCTGGGCGAGTCCGGTCACCACAGCGGTATCTGGCTGTATGGAGTGAACGCGCTGGGCGCGATGCTGGGGGCGGCGCTGGCCGGGGTGGTATTGCTGCCGACACTCGGCGCACCGGGCACGGTGAGCGCTGCCGCGCTGCTGCTGCTGGCCTGCGGCTGGGTCTGGGTGGCGCCATCGCGCCTGCGTCTGGTCTGGCTGGCGCTGGGGGCAGTGGGTTTGTTGCTGCTGGCGCTGCCGGTGTGGCAGCTGCCACCGGCTGCGCGGCTGTTACCCCAGGCCTTGGCCGCCACGACAGACCTCGAGCGCCACGAAGACGCTATTGCCATCACCCATGTGATCGAGCGTGCCGATGGGCAGCGGGTGTTGCTTTCCGACCTGCAACGCATGGACGCCGCCACCGATCAGGCGGCGGTGGCGGTACAGGAAAATCAGGCGCGCCTGCCGCTGTTGTTGCACCCGGCGCCGCGCTCGGTGCTGTTTTTGGGGTTGGGCACCGGCATCTCCGCCGCAGGTTCGCTGCCCTATACGGATCTGGAGCGCACGGCAGTGGAGCTGTCGCAGGGCGCCATCGATGCCGCCCGCCGCTGGTTTGCCCCGGTCAACGGCGGCGTGATGGACGCCATGCAGGTGGTGCATGACGACGCGCGCCGGTTCCTGCGTGCGACCACGCATCGCTACGATGTCATCATCGGCGACCTGTTTCACCCCGACCTGGCCGGGCACAGCGCGCTGTTGTCGGTGCAGCAGTTTGAGCGCGCCCGTGCGCGCCTCGCCCCGGGCGGCCTGTATGTGCAGTGGCTCGCCCTCAACCAGTTTGATCGCGCCTCGCTCGACACGGTGCTGGAGAGCTTTCGCCATGTGTTCCCGGGCGCGGTGGTGTTTGTCGACGGGCTGCACCTGGCGCTGGTCGGGCCGCAGGCGCGGCTCGGCGGCGCCCCGGCCATGCTGGCAAATCTGGCGCGGCTCGATGCAGAGACGCAGGGACAGGCCACCGGCGGCGAAGGCCCCTGGACCTGGCTCGGCCGTTACTGGGGCGCGATTACCCCGCGCGTGGCGCCGTTGCAGGAGGAATGGGCGCCGCGCATCGAGTTCCGCCTGCCGCGGGCACGCTACGGCGCGGAACAGCATCTGACGCTTCTGATCGGGCAGTTGCTGGCGACGCGGCCGGATATGGAGCAGGCCGCACAGCAGCTGCAGGTGGCGGCGGCAGACAGGCCCGTGTTCGAGCGTGCCTATGGTGCGAGTGAGCTGGCGCTGCGCGCCGTCCGCATGCGGCTGCAGAATGACGGCGAGAGTGCGCGGTTGTTGCGTATTGCCCATGAAGCCAACCCGCAGGATCGCTGGGCCGGGTTTGCGCTGGCCGATGCCATGCTCGACACCCTGCCGCAGGCCGTGCGCCAGGGCATGGACGAGCGTGAGGCGCTGCGCCGGGTGCTGGCCATCCGGCCCGATCACGCCGAGGCCCTGCGCGCCTTGTGGCGGCTGGAACAGGCGGCGGGCAATGCAGCGCAAGCCGCCGCGCTGCGGGCCCGGCTGGCCGCCGTGGCCCCGCTCGATCGCGCAGTGCGCGGCCAGCCATAG